In one Pseudostreptobacillus hongkongensis genomic region, the following are encoded:
- a CDS encoding MFS transporter: protein MKMSLKYILMQSSFWFAYCGIYAFANSYLTERGFEPSGIGNILAIASLFSVFAQPFIARLIEKYEKITVRNSLMLSMFIIMLTTLIMPFITSELILTLVYIVLVTSLLNAQTYMYTFIFEYINKGYNINFGLARGLGSVSFATASFFLGAIGSKIGFGFMPIMAAIISIIVIITIFTFDKIQDSAEVIEAENVDRNIKYFFNKYRQFCYIMIGLALVLMTHTLINSFALNILTGMGKGSREVGIGFMIAAGVELPIMYSMIYLNKKLGYVKLFRIFVITFVVKIFITLIAYMNSNIYLFYFAQFTQITGYAIYLPAAVYYTNDIMEPEDRVKGQAYVGVSSMIGAIIGSITGGYIIEQYSVGAMLIYGIIMGIIGLLIVFSNLKKEAETN, encoded by the coding sequence ATGAAAATGAGTCTTAAATATATATTGATGCAAAGTTCTTTTTGGTTTGCATATTGCGGTATATATGCTTTTGCTAATTCATATTTAACAGAAAGAGGATTTGAACCTTCAGGTATAGGAAATATTTTAGCAATAGCATCACTATTTTCTGTTTTTGCACAACCATTTATTGCAAGACTTATTGAAAAATATGAAAAAATAACAGTTAGGAATTCTTTAATGTTATCTATGTTCATAATTATGTTGACAACTTTAATTATGCCTTTTATAACAAGTGAATTGATTCTAACATTAGTATATATAGTTTTAGTTACAAGCCTACTTAATGCTCAAACATATATGTATACCTTTATATTTGAATATATAAATAAGGGATATAATATTAATTTTGGTCTTGCAAGAGGACTAGGTTCAGTATCTTTTGCGACAGCTTCATTTTTCTTAGGGGCCATAGGATCAAAAATAGGATTTGGATTTATGCCTATAATGGCAGCAATAATAAGTATTATAGTAATTATAACTATATTTACCTTTGATAAAATTCAAGATAGTGCAGAAGTTATAGAAGCTGAAAATGTAGATAGAAATATAAAGTATTTCTTTAATAAATATAGACAGTTTTGCTATATTATGATAGGACTAGCATTAGTTTTAATGACTCATACTTTAATTAACAGTTTTGCTTTAAATATATTAACTGGTATGGGTAAAGGATCTCGTGAAGTAGGGATAGGATTTATGATAGCAGCTGGTGTAGAATTACCTATAATGTATTCTATGATATATTTAAATAAAAAATTGGGATATGTAAAATTATTTAGAATATTTGTAATAACTTTTGTTGTTAAAATATTTATTACTTTAATAGCATATATGAATTCAAATATATATTTATTCTACTTTGCTCAATTTACACAAATAACAGGTTATGCTATATATCTACCTGCTGCAGTATACTATACTAATGATATTATGGAACCAGAAGATAGAGTAAAAGGTCAAGCATATGTTGGTGTATCATCTATGATAGGTGCTATAATAGGAAGTATTACTGGGGGATATATAATAGAGCAATATTCAGTTGGAGCCATGTTAATTTATGGAATAATAATGGGAATAATAGGATTATTAATAGTATTTAGTAATTTAAAAAAAGAAGCAGAGACTAATTAG
- the nrdF gene encoding class 1b ribonucleoside-diphosphate reductase subunit beta: MEKIYKAVNWNTLDNDYVEIFWEQNLRQFWIDTEYIPSKDIDSWHSLSPEMREAYKKVLGGLTLLDTLQSHTGMPKIIDHIDSLQCRSVLSYMCMMETIHAKSYSTIFTTVASTDEINEIFRWVQDNHHLQFKAKKIDDYYQALNNPEATPREIYLALVASVFLESYLFYSGFFLPLWLSGQGQMVASSDIIKKIIADESIHGVFVGKLAQEIYEELPFVEKSAIKEEIMKLFYELYENECKFTDEIYSDVELTSEVKEYIKYNGNRALMNLGFEEEFEVKEVNPIVLNGLNVETTQHDFFSKKSTNYEKTLEVVHLSDDDWDSDFDIDLDI; this comes from the coding sequence ATGGAAAAGATATATAAAGCGGTAAACTGGAATACATTAGATAATGATTATGTAGAAATATTTTGGGAACAAAATTTAAGACAATTTTGGATAGATACAGAATATATACCATCAAAGGATATAGATTCATGGCATTCTTTAAGTCCAGAAATGCGTGAGGCATATAAAAAGGTATTAGGTGGTCTTACACTACTTGATACATTACAATCACATACAGGTATGCCTAAAATAATAGATCATATTGACTCATTACAATGTAGATCAGTATTATCATATATGTGTATGATGGAAACTATACATGCTAAATCTTACTCAACTATATTTACAACAGTTGCTTCAACTGATGAAATAAATGAAATATTTAGATGGGTTCAAGATAACCATCATTTACAATTTAAAGCTAAAAAGATAGATGATTATTATCAAGCTTTAAATAACCCTGAAGCAACTCCTCGTGAAATATATTTAGCTTTAGTTGCATCAGTATTTTTAGAATCATATCTTTTCTATAGTGGATTCTTCTTACCTCTTTGGCTATCAGGTCAAGGACAAATGGTAGCAAGTTCTGATATAATTAAAAAGATTATAGCTGATGAATCTATACATGGAGTATTTGTTGGTAAACTTGCACAAGAAATATATGAAGAATTACCTTTTGTTGAAAAAAGTGCAATAAAAGAAGAAATAATGAAATTATTCTATGAACTTTATGAAAATGAATGTAAATTTACTGATGAAATATATTCAGATGTAGAACTTACTTCTGAAGTTAAAGAATATATTAAATATAACGGGAATAGAGCTTTAATGAATTTAGGGTTTGAAGAAGAATTCGAAGTTAAAGAAGTAAACCCTATAGTATTAAATGGATTAAATGTTGAAACTACTCAACATGATTTCTTCTCTAAAAAGTCTACAAACTATGAAAAAACACTTGAAGTTGTTCATTTAAGTGATGATGACTGGGATAGTGATTTTGATATAGATTTAGATATATAG
- the nrdE gene encoding class 1b ribonucleoside-diphosphate reductase subunit alpha gives MRHIYLNNEVMVKDKEGKLQLEKDKEAVYSYFVDYVNKNTVFFHNLKEKMDYLINNDYYIDFYKMYTYEEIKEVFDLTYSKKFRFQSYMAASKFYQSYALMDDTGEKFLERYEDRISIVSLFLAQGDKNKALRYAEMLINQEYQPATPTFLNAGKKRSGELVSCYLDEIGDNLSGIGYAFDSAMKLSSIGGGVAFNLSKLRARNEAIKGVEGRASGVLPIIKILEDIFSYANQLGQRPGAGAVYLNVFHADILEFLDTKKINVDEKIRIKSLSIGVIIPDKFMELASEDLPCYAFYPHTVYKEYGKHLDDLDMTEWYDKLVANPNVRKKKINAREFLVKISQTQRESGYPYLFFKDNANREHALKNIGDVKFTNLCTEIMQITEVSDINHYYEQDTIRRGISCNLGSLNIATVMENKRVKDVVRDAVDSLTMVSDITNIDIVPSIKKANEELHAIGLGAMNLHGYLAKNFIQYESREALDFCNVFFMMVNFYSLERSMEIARERETVFKDFEKSEYANGKYFDKYLDKNFEPVTDKVKALFEGIHIPTVEDWARLKEDVMKYGVYNAYRMAIAPNQSTSYIMNSTASIMPIVDKVEVREYGDSTTFYPMPYLNYDNFFYYKSAYDMDQKNILKLISVIQRHVDQGISTILYTKSTDTTRDLSKLYILAHKLGLKSLYYTRTRKSTIEECLSCSV, from the coding sequence ATGAGGCATATATATTTAAATAATGAAGTTATGGTTAAAGATAAGGAAGGTAAATTGCAACTTGAAAAAGATAAAGAGGCAGTTTATTCATATTTTGTTGATTATGTTAATAAGAATACAGTATTTTTCCATAATTTAAAGGAAAAAATGGATTATCTAATAAATAATGACTACTATATAGATTTCTATAAAATGTATACATATGAAGAAATTAAAGAGGTATTTGACTTAACATATTCTAAGAAGTTTAGATTCCAATCATATATGGCAGCTTCTAAATTTTATCAAAGTTATGCTTTGATGGATGATACAGGTGAAAAATTCCTTGAAAGATATGAAGATAGAATATCTATAGTTTCATTATTTTTAGCACAAGGAGATAAAAATAAAGCACTAAGATATGCTGAAATGTTAATCAATCAAGAATATCAACCTGCAACACCAACATTTTTAAATGCTGGTAAAAAAAGATCAGGTGAATTAGTTTCATGTTATTTAGATGAAATTGGAGATAATTTATCTGGTATAGGTTATGCTTTTGATTCAGCTATGAAGCTTTCATCTATAGGTGGAGGGGTTGCATTTAATCTTTCTAAATTAAGAGCTAGAAATGAAGCTATTAAAGGTGTAGAAGGACGTGCAAGTGGAGTTTTACCTATAATTAAAATACTTGAGGATATTTTTTCTTATGCAAATCAATTAGGTCAAAGACCAGGTGCGGGAGCTGTATATTTAAATGTTTTCCATGCAGATATTTTAGAATTTTTAGATACTAAAAAAATAAATGTTGATGAAAAAATAAGAATAAAATCATTATCTATAGGAGTAATTATTCCTGATAAATTCATGGAACTTGCAAGTGAGGATCTTCCTTGTTATGCATTCTATCCACATACAGTATATAAAGAATATGGTAAGCATTTAGATGATTTAGATATGACAGAATGGTATGATAAATTAGTTGCAAATCCTAATGTTAGAAAGAAAAAAATAAATGCAAGAGAATTTTTAGTTAAAATTTCTCAAACTCAAAGAGAAAGTGGATATCCTTATTTATTCTTTAAAGATAATGCAAATCGTGAACACGCATTAAAAAATATAGGAGATGTTAAGTTTACTAATTTATGTACAGAAATTATGCAAATAACAGAAGTTTCAGATATAAATCATTATTACGAACAAGATACAATAAGACGTGGTATTTCTTGTAATTTAGGTTCTTTAAATATAGCTACTGTTATGGAAAATAAAAGGGTTAAAGATGTAGTTAGAGATGCAGTAGATTCTTTAACTATGGTATCAGATATAACTAATATAGATATAGTTCCAAGTATTAAAAAAGCTAATGAAGAATTACATGCTATAGGTCTTGGTGCTATGAATTTACATGGATATTTAGCTAAAAACTTTATACAATATGAATCAAGAGAAGCACTTGACTTCTGTAATGTATTCTTTATGATGGTTAATTTCTATTCACTTGAAAGAAGTATGGAAATAGCTCGTGAAAGAGAAACAGTATTTAAAGACTTTGAAAAATCAGAATATGCAAATGGTAAATATTTTGATAAATATTTAGATAAGAATTTTGAACCTGTAACAGATAAAGTTAAAGCCTTATTTGAAGGAATACATATTCCTACAGTAGAAGACTGGGCAAGATTAAAAGAAGATGTTATGAAATATGGAGTATATAATGCATATAGAATGGCAATAGCTCCAAATCAATCAACATCATATATTATGAATTCAACAGCATCTATAATGCCTATAGTTGATAAGGTTGAAGTAAGAGAATATGGAGATTCAACAACATTCTATCCTATGCCATATTTAAATTATGACAATTTCTTCTACTATAAGTCAGCTTATGATATGGATCAAAAAAATATATTAAAATTAATATCTGTAATTCAAAGACATGTTGATCAAGGGATATCAACTATTTTATATACTAAGAGTACAGATACAACAAGAGATTTATCTAAATTATACATATTAGCTCATAAATTAGGGCTTAAGTCATTATATTATACAAGAACTAGAAAATCTACAATAGAAGAATGTTTAAGTTGTTCTGTTTAA
- the nrdI gene encoding class Ib ribonucleoside-diphosphate reductase assembly flavoprotein NrdI — protein sequence MDGKIMVYYDSITGNVERFVKKVSRCGDFEIIKITPNIIVTKPSHFVTFTTGIGNVSTTTKKFLAYNDNYKLIKTLACSGNMNWGPFFGMAGDKIQKKYGIKLVLKFELSGTHVDVEKYIEKIKESESNL from the coding sequence ATGGATGGTAAAATTATGGTTTATTATGATTCTATAACAGGTAATGTTGAAAGATTTGTAAAAAAGGTATCTAGATGTGGTGATTTTGAAATTATAAAAATAACACCAAATATTATTGTTACAAAACCATCTCATTTTGTTACTTTTACTACAGGTATAGGTAATGTTAGTACTACAACTAAGAAATTTTTAGCGTATAATGATAACTATAAGCTAATTAAAACGCTTGCTTGTAGTGGTAATATGAATTGGGGGCCTTTTTTTGGTATGGCAGGAGATAAAATTCAAAAAAAATATGGTATAAAACTAGTTTTAAAATTTGAATTATCAGGCACTCATGTTGATGTTGAAAAATATATTGAAAAAATAAAGGAAAGTGAGAGTAATTTATGA
- a CDS encoding DNA alkylation repair protein, whose translation MKNSIIEDLKSMQDIEYREFNSKLIPTVDKEKIIGIRVPILRKYAKTLLKERNDEVKSFFNKKEYVYFEEKLLYLNLIRDEKDFEKAMELVERFLPFIDNWAICDSPLPNIFKKYPNEVYEKVKKWIKSEKVYTVRYAIGVLLSNFLDDSFCKDDLLLVSSVKNKDYYVKMMIAWYFSFALIKQYEFTIKYIEKPILDKWTHNKAIQKAIESRRIDKETKEYLKSLKMK comes from the coding sequence ATGAAAAATAGTATAATTGAAGATTTAAAATCTATGCAGGATATAGAGTATAGAGAATTTAATTCAAAACTTATACCTACAGTAGATAAGGAAAAAATTATAGGTATAAGAGTTCCTATACTTAGAAAGTATGCTAAAACTCTTTTAAAAGAAAGAAATGATGAAGTAAAAAGTTTTTTTAATAAGAAGGAATATGTATATTTTGAAGAAAAGTTACTATATCTAAATCTTATTCGTGATGAAAAAGACTTTGAAAAAGCAATGGAACTTGTTGAAAGATTTCTTCCTTTTATAGATAATTGGGCAATTTGTGATTCTCCTTTACCTAATATATTTAAAAAATATCCAAATGAGGTATATGAAAAAGTAAAAAAATGGATTAAAAGTGAGAAAGTTTATACGGTAAGGTATGCAATAGGAGTTCTACTTTCTAATTTTTTAGATGATAGTTTTTGTAAAGATGACTTATTACTTGTATCTAGTGTAAAAAATAAAGACTATTATGTTAAAATGATGATAGCTTGGTATTTTAGTTTTGCATTAATTAAACAATATGAATTTACAATTAAATATATAGAAAAACCTATACTTGATAAATGGACACATAATAAGGCTATACAAAAAGCTATTGAAAGTAGACGTATAGATAAAGAAACTAAAGAATATTTAAAAAGTTTAAAAATGAAATAA
- a CDS encoding DUF421 domain-containing protein yields the protein MLYFNIMVKLLLGLLSIIFVINISGKGNLAPTSAADQVQNYVLGGIIGGVIYSHGITILQFFIVLLIWVILVLGLKYLKTNNYFFKKMIDGEPLVFIKKGVLDVEACRRVGLSAQEVAFKLRSQNIYSVSKVKRAFLEQNGQLIVVQYGEENPKFPLITDGTIQRNILEAIDKDEEWLMEQLKKNNVDSIGNVFLCELDKEKLNVITYEK from the coding sequence ATGCTATATTTTAATATTATGGTAAAATTATTATTAGGATTGTTATCTATAATTTTTGTAATAAATATTTCAGGTAAGGGAAATCTTGCACCTACATCAGCTGCAGATCAAGTACAAAATTATGTTTTAGGGGGTATTATTGGTGGGGTTATTTATAGCCATGGAATTACAATATTACAGTTTTTTATAGTACTTTTAATATGGGTTATATTAGTTTTAGGTCTTAAATATTTAAAAACTAACAACTATTTTTTCAAAAAAATGATAGATGGAGAGCCTTTGGTATTTATTAAGAAAGGTGTATTAGATGTTGAAGCATGTAGAAGAGTTGGGCTTAGTGCACAAGAAGTTGCTTTTAAATTAAGAAGCCAAAATATATATAGTGTAAGTAAAGTTAAAAGGGCATTTTTAGAACAAAATGGACAATTAATAGTGGTTCAATACGGAGAAGAAAATCCTAAATTTCCTTTAATAACAGATGGTACTATACAAAGGAATATATTAGAAGCTATAGATAAAGATGAAGAATGGTTAATGGAACAATTGAAAAAAAATAATGTGGATTCAATAGGAAATGTATTTCTTTGTGAGTTAGATAAAGAAAAATTAAATGTGATAACTTATGAAAAATAG
- a CDS encoding DUF3290 family protein, translating to MRFYSYEFLRRQISVLNLAKVSGIIFISIIVIFSVYMYYRKKKESKYRELVIITMMLLLLLICSKIEDYRNYNLSNHNYYESINLIEQVSRKMGVIRDRIYITRGENAYGTIIKINNTYYKAIKDSNSGILFEQITLVNPDVELVEVDK from the coding sequence ATGAGATTTTATTCGTATGAATTTTTAAGAAGACAAATTTCAGTTTTAAATTTAGCTAAGGTAAGTGGAATAATTTTTATTTCAATTATAGTTATTTTTTCTGTATATATGTATTATAGAAAGAAAAAAGAAAGTAAATATAGGGAACTTGTAATAATTACTATGATGTTATTGTTATTACTTATTTGTTCAAAGATAGAAGATTATAGAAACTATAATTTATCTAATCATAACTATTATGAATCTATAAACTTAATAGAACAAGTTTCACGTAAAATGGGAGTTATTAGAGATAGAATATATATAACTCGTGGGGAGAATGCTTATGGTACTATTATTAAGATAAATAATACTTACTATAAAGCGATTAAAGATAGTAATAGTGGTATCTTATTTGAACAAATAACACTGGTTAATCCAGATGTAGAATTAGTGGAGGTTGATAAATAA
- a CDS encoding S66 family peptidase, with amino-acid sequence MYKLNKGDKVSIVSLSSGVLGEVFCSHQLKIGTKRLEEFELIPVFMKNSLKGMQYIKENPDKRCEDLIEAFADSEIKGIICAIGGDDTYKIAQYLFTQENMEIIKKNPKVFIGYSDSTINHFMLNKIGVNSFYGLSFLTCFAELDNEMLDYSKESFLNLFNQDKMIYRPSKIWYEERESFSEENIGKSRISHIENKGYELLKGSPKFSGNLIGGCIESIYDMIKGIRYDDKTLVNREFGLINPADFENKLVFLETSELKPNPEELKSMLITLRDFGIFNNICGIIIGKPQNEKYYEEYKKVYLDVFKNDDISIGYNFNFGHAYPKMIMQYGAKAYIDISEQEVIIERI; translated from the coding sequence ATGTATAAATTGAATAAGGGTGATAAAGTATCTATAGTTTCTTTATCAAGTGGTGTTTTAGGAGAAGTATTTTGCTCTCATCAATTAAAGATTGGAACTAAAAGATTAGAAGAATTTGAACTTATTCCTGTTTTTATGAAAAATAGTTTAAAAGGTATGCAATATATTAAAGAAAATCCAGATAAAAGGTGTGAAGATTTAATAGAAGCCTTTGCAGATAGTGAAATAAAGGGAATAATTTGTGCTATAGGTGGAGATGATACATATAAAATAGCGCAATATTTATTTACACAAGAGAATATGGAAATAATTAAAAAAAATCCTAAAGTATTTATAGGGTATTCAGATTCTACTATTAATCACTTTATGTTAAATAAAATAGGGGTTAATAGCTTTTATGGATTAAGTTTTTTAACATGTTTTGCAGAACTTGATAATGAAATGTTAGATTATTCAAAAGAAAGTTTTTTAAATTTATTTAATCAAGATAAAATGATATATAGACCTTCTAAAATTTGGTATGAAGAAAGGGAAAGTTTTTCAGAAGAAAATATAGGAAAATCAAGAATTTCTCATATTGAAAATAAGGGATATGAATTATTAAAAGGTAGTCCTAAATTTTCTGGTAATCTTATAGGAGGATGTATAGAAAGTATATATGATATGATAAAAGGTATTAGGTATGATGATAAAACTTTGGTAAATAGAGAATTTGGTTTAATTAATCCAGCAGATTTTGAAAATAAGTTGGTATTTTTAGAAACATCAGAACTAAAACCAAATCCTGAAGAATTAAAATCTATGTTAATTACTTTAAGAGATTTTGGAATATTTAATAATATATGTGGTATAATAATTGGAAAGCCTCAAAATGAAAAATATTATGAAGAATACAAAAAAGTATATTTAGATGTATTTAAAAATGATGATATAAGTATAGGGTATAATTTTAATTTTGGACACGCTTATCCTAAAATGATTATGCAATATGGAGCTAAAGCATATATAGATATATCTGAACAAGAGGTTATTATAGAAAGGATATAG
- the mutS gene encoding DNA mismatch repair protein MutS: MSTPLMKQYKEIKEQYKEYILFFRLGDFYEMFFEDAEIASRVLGLTLTSRNREKDMQVPLAGIPYHSSKSYIAKLIQAGYKVAICEQTEDPKTTKGLVKREVVQIITSGTVQDIDSIDSKSNNYLACITQNSSGFAIAFLDVTTGEFKVLETDDDNLISEIYKFEPSEIILTQSLNDKLDDVIGKLNISKTIVTRINDAENFLKNYFKVASLDSYGIFGKKNIIEACALILDYVLTLQFNNELNIQKIEVINKSEFVEISSSTLRNLEIIKNQRDKTTYGSLLWILDKCKSSMGSRKLKQLLQNPLIDLNEINKRYDDIEYLTTQIIIREEIRELLDDVYDIERLMGKIIFGNENARDLLAIKNTINSSIKMYNLWPEKFKNIDFNALNDIRNKIESTILDEVPFSVREGNMIKEGVNQELDELRNIMNNGTNILLEIEAREREKTGIKTLKIKYNNVFGYFIEVSKSNLDSVPDTYIRKQTISNAERFITEEIKSYEDKIINSKSKITEIEYSLLKQLSSYIKEFKNIFIELSNAISYIDILTSFALVSIENGYIRPEFNNNDIFEIKQARHPVVEKLIGDNHFIANDVFFNTKDRFIILTGPNMSGKSTYMKQIALISIMAQIGCFIPAKSANLNIVDKILTRIGASDDIISGQSTFMVEMSEVSSIINSASKNSLVILDEVGRGTSTYDGLAIASSISRYIVENINPKTIFATHYHELTELENQYDTISNYRIEVEEKAGHVNFLRTIVKGGADRSYGIEVAKLAGLPKEIIRESTKLLKSLENSKNTNISEPSLFDNFDYVNYDKIEELENTISELEDKLNMIKNIDTNNMTPINALLKLEELKESLK, from the coding sequence ATGTCTACACCTTTAATGAAACAATATAAAGAGATAAAAGAACAATATAAAGAATATATTCTATTTTTTAGGTTAGGTGATTTCTATGAAATGTTTTTTGAAGATGCAGAAATTGCTTCAAGAGTACTAGGTTTAACACTTACATCTAGAAATAGGGAAAAGGATATGCAAGTACCTCTTGCAGGTATTCCTTATCATTCTTCTAAATCATATATTGCAAAACTAATTCAAGCTGGGTATAAGGTAGCTATATGCGAACAAACAGAAGATCCTAAAACTACTAAAGGACTTGTTAAAAGAGAAGTTGTACAGATTATAACATCTGGAACTGTACAAGATATAGATTCTATTGATTCTAAATCAAATAATTACCTAGCCTGTATTACACAAAATAGCTCAGGATTTGCAATAGCTTTCCTTGATGTTACTACTGGAGAATTTAAAGTTTTAGAAACTGATGATGATAATTTAATAAGTGAGATATATAAATTTGAACCTAGTGAGATTATATTAACTCAATCTTTAAATGATAAGCTAGATGATGTAATCGGTAAATTAAATATAAGCAAAACAATAGTTACTCGTATTAATGATGCTGAAAATTTCTTAAAAAACTATTTCAAAGTTGCTTCCCTTGATAGTTATGGAATATTTGGTAAAAAAAATATTATAGAAGCATGTGCATTAATACTTGATTATGTTCTTACTCTTCAATTTAATAATGAATTAAATATCCAAAAAATTGAAGTTATTAATAAATCTGAATTTGTTGAAATATCTTCATCAACACTTAGAAATTTAGAAATCATTAAAAATCAAAGAGATAAAACTACATATGGATCTTTACTTTGGATACTAGATAAATGTAAATCATCTATGGGAAGTAGAAAATTAAAACAATTACTACAAAATCCTCTAATTGATTTAAATGAAATAAATAAAAGATATGATGACATAGAATATTTAACTACTCAGATTATAATACGTGAAGAAATCAGAGAATTATTAGATGATGTATATGATATAGAAAGATTAATGGGTAAAATAATATTTGGTAATGAAAATGCACGTGATTTATTAGCTATTAAAAATACTATAAATTCAAGTATAAAAATGTATAATCTGTGGCCTGAAAAGTTCAAAAACATTGATTTTAATGCATTAAATGATATTAGAAATAAGATAGAAAGTACTATACTTGATGAAGTACCTTTTTCTGTAAGAGAAGGAAATATGATAAAAGAAGGTGTAAATCAAGAACTTGATGAACTAAGAAATATCATGAATAACGGTACTAATATTTTACTTGAAATAGAAGCACGTGAACGTGAAAAAACAGGAATTAAAACTTTAAAAATAAAATATAATAATGTTTTTGGTTACTTTATAGAAGTTTCTAAGTCTAATTTAGACTCTGTTCCTGATACATATATTAGAAAACAAACTATTTCTAATGCTGAAAGATTTATTACTGAAGAAATTAAAAGCTATGAAGATAAAATAATTAATTCAAAGAGTAAAATAACTGAAATTGAATATAGTCTTTTAAAACAACTAAGTTCATATATTAAAGAGTTTAAAAATATATTCATAGAACTTTCAAATGCTATTTCATACATAGATATACTTACATCTTTTGCATTAGTTTCTATAGAAAATGGATACATACGACCTGAATTTAACAACAATGATATATTTGAAATAAAACAAGCTCGTCATCCAGTTGTCGAAAAATTAATTGGTGATAATCATTTTATTGCAAATGATGTTTTCTTCAATACAAAAGATAGATTTATTATTCTTACCGGGCCTAATATGTCAGGTAAATCGACATATATGAAACAAATAGCCTTAATTTCTATTATGGCTCAAATAGGTTGTTTCATACCAGCTAAAAGTGCTAATTTAAATATAGTAGATAAAATACTTACAAGAATAGGAGCAAGTGATGATATTATATCAGGTCAATCAACATTTATGGTTGAAATGAGTGAAGTGTCTTCTATAATTAATTCAGCAAGTAAAAATTCACTTGTAATACTTGATGAGGTAGGACGTGGAACTTCAACTTATGATGGACTGGCAATAGCTTCATCTATATCAAGATATATAGTAGAAAATATTAATCCTAAAACAATATTTGCAACACATTATCATGAATTAACTGAACTTGAAAATCAATACGATACTATTTCTAATTACAGAATAGAAGTTGAAGAAAAAGCAGGACATGTTAACTTTCTTAGAACTATAGTAAAAGGTGGTGCAGATAGATCTTATGGTATAGAAGTTGCAAAACTAGCAGGTCTTCCAAAAGAAATCATAAGAGAA